The Calypte anna isolate BGI_N300 chromosome 1, bCalAnn1_v1.p, whole genome shotgun sequence region ggggggaaagagagggggaGGGCACCAGCTGCGTTCAGCTATTGTTTGCCTTAGAAAGAGGCAACCAGGCTCCCCACCACTGCCACggcctctccctgccctcacCAGTCCCCTCCTCCTCATCCACAAGCCACACAATGGGGCAACTTCCAAAATTAGCTGTGCTGGATTGATTGTCCCAGGCTGGTCCCCCTGCCCGCACCAACCATAGGGCATGGGGTGTAGAAGGACagcctgggggagggagggaccCAGTTTTCAATAGGAGATTTGTTTAGAGCCAACAGttgttgcttcatttttttatttttttccttcccctctctctctcttctccttaaCTCAACCTCTGTACAAAAGTCAGCTCCCACCCTTGTTTGATAAAATGCCAGGTGGCACAGGATGGTGGGGTGGGGAAAAAGTGGCTGAGAAGATGCGTGCAGCCTGCCACGTCCTGGTGTCTAAGGAACAGATACATCTCCATCACAGTAACTAAATGCCCTCATAGTTGAGAAACAAATTGGGCTTCTCTTGTTGGATTGAAAAGCCCAGGGGTATTGGGCTTTTAGTCACTAGGCTTCACTTCAGGTCCCAGATGGGAAAGACTGTTCAGAGAAATGGGAAACAGTGCTAGAAAGCCATCTCTTTGTTGCACCCTGTGGCTCTTATCTGGTCCCAGGTAGTGATTGAGGGGCATCACCATTCACTTGTTCCGTGTGCAGTTGGCATATTAGCAAATAAGTGTATTAGCAAGATAATCTCAAAGCATCTGGAGCTATTTCCTGAGCTGTCCATGCACCCTGTAagtgtcccagcagctgccaaccACTGACGGCACAGAGAGCCATGAGTAGGCAGCCCAGGAGGCAGATGAGCTGAGATGCTGCTCTCCAGATAGTATCTCTTAGACACTATGGTAGACCCAACAGCAGAGGTGTGTTGAATTGGGGTCATCTCTCTGAACTGGCATGCCCCTCTAAGTCAGTATTCAGACACTTTCTGCAGCCCTTAGAGAACTACATGCCCTTCTAGAGCATAATCCACCAGAAATCACTTTGGGTGTCTGCTTCAGGGCAAGATGAATGGTGTCCTAGAACTGATCATGTCCTGCCCAGCAGCTTCAGAGGGTCACTCTCTGACCACCCCATGCATAGATGTTTACCTCTCAGGTGCATGATTCCTGGCTTGTGAATGCAGCCTCTGTGCATCCATCCCAACTCCTTCAGCATTTGCTTCAGAGCTGAGGGGAGAGCGAAGCCTCTGCTCCCCCTTATAAGAGGGCTGCACTAGGGCAGGGCTGAGGAAGAGGAATGGGACATGATAGGTGTGGGAAGTCTGCTCCAACACACATCTGATAAACAGAGATCTTCCACTGGCCCCAAATTGTCTTTAAGAAAATTGCTCCCTTGATGCTGACGTCCATTCAGCTTCCTTCAGCTGTTAAAGCAGgtcagagaaggaaagagctgTGGCTGGGTGGGAGCTATCTCCAAGCGTAGCCATTGTCTGGAGCTCAGGAGGGGCTGCATGTTGGAGTGCTCCATGGGGATTATGGGCATTTCTCTATTCAGCACTTCCTATGGGAAAAAGCAATGGGTTGGGAGGGAACTGTTCAGGGCTGGCCTGAATGCTATCGTTCTTCCTCTCCCATCGCTGACTGAATGACCTCCAGATCCTGCAACTTACCTTACAGTAGTATAGGAGAAAATCAgtttaaactgcttttttctattcttctgTTATAAAACTTACTCTAACCTAGAGCAGCTGCAGTGGGTTGGGAGACAGAAAACAAGCACCCCACCTCCCACCCATCATCACATACTCTCCCAGTCCCACGCCACCCCTGAAAGGCAACTCATGTATCATAATTTCTGCTGATCCCATCTAATTTTTGGTCCTCCTTGCTCTATCTTGATCTCAGATTGGTGATCTGAATCCCTCTACTACTCCTCTCAGACACCAATATGCCCTGCCATAGGCCTTGTCATTCTTGAGATCGAGTTTTCCTCTCCCAGGGCTGACTGGGACCCTTCTTTCTTGATAGATTTGTTGCTTTGAGCTGCCTAGTCTGAGCCAAGAGCAAACCTGGAGTGTCTGTGTCCAAGCACAGCTATGACTTCCCTGGTAGATTTACACCTAGAGTGatgtgctggggctgtggcTGTGGACGTGGGTGTCTCTGCACTTCACTCGATGAGCAGAGCATAAGTGCCTGacatcttctcctttctttactcGGTGCTATTAGGTTGTGTCTTTCTCTTTGCAGAGGAGGATACCTCAAACCTGAACCTGAATGCAACTCAGCCTGGTCAAAACCCCGTGGCCCTGTCTAGAGAGCGACGAAGCCTGGGTGAGTCGAGGGTTTTGCACCTTGTGGTTGTTGGGGCGCTCACCTGAGAAGCTGTGGTTGGGTGTAGATGTGTGTCTGAGATCTGGTGGGGAGGCAGGTAGAGGTTATAGTGCTCATGGATGTGAAGACACATGAGAAGGAGGGCCTGAGCCTCCTGTAGGATCTGGGTGTTATGGGCcaggagggcaggagagggagTCTGGAGCTCTGCAAGCTGGTGTGCTTTAAATCCCTCTGCTACTGATTTGCTCTAAAGAAATGTCACCTCCTGCCTGGGTCTGCCACTGTGGTGAGAAGCATCATTTCACTGGGAGGTCCCTCACAGggggcagctctgcccaggaAGGGAGCTAGAGGGgtgagaagaggagaaagaacatCTGTGTATGTATGAGAGAATGCGTGGGATCTTTCTTTTGGGTAGAGGTGTCCGTGAGCGGGTTGGTAACAGCTGCAAAGCCCGTTTCATCCCACCTTCTTCTCTTGGCCCTCCACAgatgctctggcagcagcagagccagctgTCCTCGCAGAGTGCAAGACACGGGTGGTAGTCTTTGAAATCTCCCGCAACATGGTGGACAGCACCAACGCCAACTTTGTGGTGTGGCCACCCTGCGTGGAGGTACAGCGCTGCTCCGGCTGTTGCAACAACCGCAACGTGCAGTGTCGCCCCACGCAGATCCGTGTCCGGCACGTCCAGGTAAGGGAGAtgcctccccctgctccctcctcccatGGCCCACCTCCATTCCTAGCCCCCCAAAAATCAAAACTAGAGAGGGTCTCAGGTGCAAGACTCACACAGCGTGACCCCCAGCATCGCCTCTGCAGTCAACTtcttctgcaggagctgcagcctctggcaGGGGGTGACATCCCTCCGGAGCTGGGTGACATCCATTTGTGCCAGCTGCTTGGAAGGCTGGTGCTGTCCAGCAGCTGGGAATTGTCACTGTAGCAGAGCTACAGGGCACAGTCCCCAGCTGCAGCTAAGCTCTGTGGCTCTTTCTGTGGCTGCCTTTTGTCACAGGGATGGtttttgatggaaaaaaggggaaagttTGCAGTGTCGGTACTCTGcctgctcactgctgctgcagctccttcccaagacacagctcctgcagcagctcctcctctttctcagaCCCATGGTTACCTCCTGACCCACTCCAGCAGCAAGCAGATACCTTATGGCTATCTGCTTGCTCTGATCCTGCCCTCCTCACAGCTACCAGTGATCTCTTCACAGCTTCCTCCCacagtttgtttaaaaataatacttgtCCTTTACTAATCCTCTGCCTGAGCTGTAAGAGACTCCCCCAGGCAGGCGGCAGAGGTTGGCTGGGAGAAGTTGTATTCAAACAGCCCTTTTCATCAGGAAATTCCTTTCTCAGAAAAGCCAGGCTGAATGAGGGAAAAAtgggggggggagcaggagttgtttttgtggaaaaaacaaGTGAGGGGTCAAAAGCCAGCCTGAAAAAGTGACCTGGAAATGGTTTCTTTGAGAACAGAGGTCTCTCTATTGTTTGGCTGGAAGTGTTTGTCTAGCGAGCAGCGTGTGGTCTGAAGCGTGTGGAGTGGGCTTTCAAGGAAAGATAAACAGCCTGGCTGCTTTGGCTCTGGctgagggatgctgctgggggcAGTGGGTTTAGAGGAATTCAATCCCAGACGCGCGGCAGAGCAAGTATTTATAGCTTGGGGAGCACTTCAGGGGCCGCGGTCGCGTTAGATAAGCTGAGTGGGGTCAGGCCCGGCCGCCTCTGGAATGGGAGGACCCCCTAGAAAGCTCGTGCCCTGTGGTGGGATGTGGAACAGTAGTGAGTCTTCCCTCTGAGTCAGCACTGGTGGAGAGTCCGAGGGAATTTCCAAAGCACCGCCTTTCCCGTGAAACACAGAGCTGAGGGCTTCAGCCCTGAGAGTTATTAAAGGGCTTGAGACAAATTCAGACAGgcctcagcagagctggtgaaGCTGCGTTTGCTTGCATCGGGCCtgagtttttctccttttaccCTTCCTGGAGGCTCTTGTGGGAATTAATTCTGGTTGCCTCTAGGTCTCCGCCATCGCAGGAAGCAGGCTAGTGTGTTCTGCACATCCCATGTTTCTTCTGCCTGGGATCGACCAGTCATCCTGCTTAAGCAGCAGGGATAATTAGGAACAGGAGAAATAACCAGTCACATCCCAGCTTGCCTGGTCTAGATCTGCTCTGCTGGTGTCTGCAGAATTAGGTCCCATACACACCACCCCCAAATTTGAACCCTGCTCTATAAACTGCCTCCTGACCCTTGAGGAAGAGAGCCAGTCCTGAAGCATGCTGACACCGATTATTTTTGCTGAGTGGAATCTACAGCCGTGTTCACCTTTTGCTTGCCTCCCTCTTCCAAATAGGTGAACAAGATTGAATTTGTCCAGAGGAAGCCAAAATTCAAGAAAGTCGTTGTGCCTTTGGAGGACCACATGCAGTGTCGGTGCGAAGCGGTGTCCCGTCCACCCCCCCCGAGGAACATCCGGCCAGGGACACGTGAACAGAGACGTAAGGATCCTGGCGATGgtggaggggagggtggtgtGAGAAGAaaggctggggagagagggaagagccCTCCCCTGGCTTCAATCTGCTTATCTCCAGTGAAAACCTGGGGCCTCCATGGGTTTACACCAGCTGAGGGACCTTTATTGGGATGTCTGCCTgccagcaggcaggggctgAAACTGAGATGAatgaaggaggggaaggtgagAGGTGAGAGGAAGGGCATCgtgggaaaagggagagggcaGACACTGTGGAGAACAGAGGACAAGGGacagaagaacaagaaaaggagGCCTTGTGACCCTCCCCTTGCGGGCTCTTTGTTGATAGCGTGTGGAGAAAGATATTTCACTGTGACCCAGCTGAACAGACACTCTCCCCTCTGTTTTGGCAGGCTCGTCACCGTCGCTCACCACAGCCGCTGTCTCACAGAGGCAGCGAGTACGCCGGCCGCCGGCGCAGAAGAGGAAACATAAGAAGTACAAGCATGTCAACGATAAGAAAGTGCTGAAAGAAATCCTCATAGCATAGAAGTGCTGGCAGGGGAGAGAGAGCACAAGGCAGGTAACAGCAAGCTGCTTTTCCAGTCAGGAGAAATGATCTCCCAGGACACAGTTCTG contains the following coding sequences:
- the PDGFB gene encoding platelet-derived growth factor subunit B isoform X1 is translated as MPEAGRPRGCLREALPLSRGSPSMCPQPVWPEVGMNFGVVFAFILSLPLARLEGDPIPEDIYEILGGSSVRSISDLQRALRIDSVEEDTSNLNLNATQPGQNPVALSRERRSLDALAAAEPAVLAECKTRVVVFEISRNMVDSTNANFVVWPPCVEVQRCSGCCNNRNVQCRPTQIRVRHVQVNKIEFVQRKPKFKKVVVPLEDHMQCRCEAVSRPPPPRNIRPGTREQRRSSPSLTTAAVSQRQRVRRPPAQKRKHKKYKHVNDKKVLKEILIA
- the PDGFB gene encoding platelet-derived growth factor subunit B isoform X2, whose translation is MCPQPVWPEVGMNFGVVFAFILSLPLARLEGDPIPEDIYEILGGSSVRSISDLQRALRIDSVEEDTSNLNLNATQPGQNPVALSRERRSLDALAAAEPAVLAECKTRVVVFEISRNMVDSTNANFVVWPPCVEVQRCSGCCNNRNVQCRPTQIRVRHVQVNKIEFVQRKPKFKKVVVPLEDHMQCRCEAVSRPPPPRNIRPGTREQRRSSPSLTTAAVSQRQRVRRPPAQKRKHKKYKHVNDKKVLKEILIA